A single region of the Bdellovibrionales bacterium genome encodes:
- a CDS encoding aspartate kinase gives MNPVRVYKFGGASLENVDKLKSIAAFLAREKQINNQPILAVVSAMGKTTDGLISLAHEVSPHPQRRELDMLISVGERISMSLLSLALHTHKLPAISFTGSQAGIITDTSHGNARIVSLRPHRIETHLEKGDIVVLAGFQGVAESTKEITTLGRGGTDTTAVAMASYFKSSSCEFKKDVGGLYSADPKLVPDAKPLPQLTYRQLIDMTFWGANVLHHRAAELASMLKVPLRFSQFESADKKSPNQTLVSGDVSMFEEKKIIAINSHKTVHRIMFAKKDMNESLAVIQGFVEKDLMANPQILTTENSTEGTIIFCVGNIDPLTTAPGVQTQSYSSVTATCHGAASSDLLQTAMKSLSEIKVQKILQDSTNMTFIVNATERETAIQKLHSLIN, from the coding sequence ATGAATCCAGTGAGAGTTTATAAGTTTGGTGGCGCAAGTCTCGAAAACGTAGATAAGCTTAAATCTATTGCCGCCTTCCTGGCGCGCGAAAAGCAAATAAACAACCAACCCATTCTTGCTGTTGTCAGCGCTATGGGAAAAACCACCGATGGTCTAATATCCCTAGCCCACGAAGTGAGCCCTCATCCTCAAAGACGGGAACTTGACATGTTGATCTCTGTCGGAGAACGCATCTCGATGTCTCTCTTAAGTCTGGCTCTCCACACTCACAAACTCCCAGCCATTAGTTTTACCGGGAGCCAAGCAGGTATCATTACCGACACGTCCCATGGGAACGCCCGGATCGTTAGCCTTCGACCTCATCGCATCGAAACTCACCTCGAAAAAGGCGATATCGTGGTTCTTGCAGGCTTTCAAGGCGTCGCCGAGTCCACCAAAGAAATCACGACTCTCGGTCGCGGTGGCACAGATACGACGGCAGTGGCCATGGCTTCGTATTTTAAAAGTTCATCCTGCGAATTTAAAAAAGATGTGGGCGGATTGTATTCCGCAGATCCTAAATTAGTTCCCGATGCTAAGCCGCTCCCGCAACTCACCTACCGACAATTGATTGATATGACATTTTGGGGAGCCAATGTTCTCCATCATCGCGCCGCCGAGTTGGCCTCGATGCTCAAAGTGCCTTTGCGTTTTTCGCAGTTCGAAAGCGCCGACAAAAAAAGCCCTAACCAAACTCTCGTTTCAGGAGATGTTTCTATGTTCGAAGAAAAAAAAATAATAGCGATCAACAGTCACAAAACAGTTCACCGAATTATGTTCGCTAAAAAAGATATGAACGAAAGCCTCGCCGTGATTCAAGGCTTTGTAGAAAAAGACTTAATGGCAAACCCACAAATCCTCACCACCGAAAACTCCACCGAGGGCACTATCATCTTCTGCGTAGGAAACATAGATCCACTGACCACCGCCCCCGGAGTACAAACTCAAAGCTATTCTTCCGTCACCGCCACCTGCCACGGCGCCGCCAGCTCCGACCTCTTGCAAACCGCCATGAAATCTCTCTCAGAAATCAAAGTCCAAAAAATCCTACAAGACTCCACCAACATGACTTTTATCGTGAACGCCACCGAACGCGAGACCGCCATCCAAAAACTCCACTCACTCATCAACTAA